In one Vidua chalybeata isolate OUT-0048 chromosome 4, bVidCha1 merged haplotype, whole genome shotgun sequence genomic region, the following are encoded:
- the SIGLEC1 gene encoding sialoadhesin, which yields MWEKEGPLCRCDPVSPMSPGSATMRLPRCLVLLASLVPPALGSWGVSYPESLQASGGSCLVVPCTFSYPADVTTADGIVAIWYKDYDGQRTLVFHSATPQDVDPRFGGRAQLLGDPMARNCTLLLQGVTPGDSGLYRFRFEIINGDRWSASRDVTLSVSEDLERPSVTSSEEQTEGQRSTLECSTPYVCPRGDVVLRWEGYDPQVSEVSSHVQLDTSGVSHQVTLTSSFTWKDHSKKLLCKVSDGSKSASTEVVLRVRHAPKDTQASLSPSSGNIGVGDTATLSCQVGSSHPPVSGYHWYKDGVAVGTERVLALRGVRREDHGRYHCEAQNALGTGASPPVTLRVFSAEISASPAAEVREGTATTLSCDVPGREGHPEELTYTWYKNSAWLKEGPAHTLLFPAVAAGDAGYYSCQVTNSQGSDTAQAISLSVTYPPRIPTLTLFQETQGGRLVIVRCTVDSHPPATLAIDRDGTVLATSGAQVALGQRLGVTASRNSLRLEIRDAGPRDSGKYGCTASNVHGNASATKVLVTRAAGLLIQPSAEVTEGTAVTLTCVGTGDTDEEPLYTWYRNGRRLQESSSPTLEFPSVRGDDAGAFQCQVRDRNGSDTSEAVPLRVLYPPRQPVLSSFLQSQGGRLGIIQCSVESDPESSLTLRRGDDAIACTQGCPQATGPRVLVTRSYNSLKVEIRDVVVEDEGIYVCQAGNSQGSASATVDFKADTANVTVSPSPHVLEGDNATLTCHLSSGSMAVPNVTWYHNGQQISTGSATSLVLRPVVSRDTGLYRCQASTAGGSRSSPDVLLDVLYAPRDPLLTAFLEAEQGSLAIFQCSVASNPPAQLALLRDQELVATSAGGSSPRVTVSAVPNSLRVEMREVTPADDGSYRCTATNAHGSAERRLYLRVQATRVLISPSSEVLEGDNVSLMCQVAGEPPGDTVYSWYKDSKWLQEGPDSVLVLSTVTSAATGLYHCRARGSAGTSASPAVTLRVCYPPRVPVLSTFLEPPSGQRGILECSVDSSPPAQLALFKDGALVASTALSPPVPRPRLSVTSATNALRVHVHPVLLQDEGEYRCVATNAHGNASATGNFSGGAARVWIWPSPDVREGDTATLTCAVAGGDGDVLSYTWYRNQVWLGTGSSQNLTFPGVTASDAGSYHCSIRTPAWNHSATPATLSVLYPPRNLRLQSFVESSQGTATILLCAVDSHPPAQLTLLRGGHPVASSPPRGGDSPRQSIRVSPSPNALRLEFREASEEDEGEYECQARSALGDTHASLTLRVQATRVLVRPSAEVAEGTEVTLMCQAPRAQPGTLYTWFKNGRWVTEGPEPSLGLRGHRSDAGLYACRAGRGPRAPPVALAVLYAPQEPSFVALVEPRGGRQAVLLCSADGVPPPDIAVSRGQGHPPLATSRGPSDPRFEVRATPTSLRVGMAGLEPRDAGLYLCSATNSRGSATASLRLEVPGVTLTVEPSQEVPEGTRATMSCSATAWGDKGVNYTWYRDGRWLWEGPSGSFVLGRVSSADAGSYQCRASGTWGTATSVPLSLSVLYPPRAVSVSTFLENQKGRGAIVLCTAQSHPPSSLALHHHGHLLATSLSPAVTPGVRATPSHNALRVELAALGAGAGGRYVCVATNALGNATASADFDVHTLSHLWTFQVLSGLLMAIVAITIMALLAMKMWPRIRKFRSWSRAEDTLELRSKQDLPQMDGAS from the exons ATGTGGGAAAAGGAG GGTCCCCTGTGCCGGTGTGACCccgtgtcccccatgtcccccggCAGTGCCACCATGCGCCTGCCCCGCTGCCTCGTGCTCCTGGCCAGCCTCGTCCCGCCAG ccctcgGCTCCTGGGGGGTCTCCTACCCCGAGTCCCTGCAGGCCAGCGGGGGGTCCTGCCTGGTTGTCCCCTGCACCTTCAGCTACCCCGCGGATGTGACAACCGCCGACGGCATCGTGGCCATCTGGTACAAGGACTACGACGGCCAGCGGACGCTGGTGTTCCACTCCGCCACCCCCCAGGATGTGGATCCCCGTTTTGGGGGTcgtgcccagctcctgggggacCCCATGGCCCGGAATtgcaccctgctgctgcagggggtgACACCAGGGGACAGTGGCCTCTACAGGTTCCGCTTCGAGATCATCAACGGCGACCGCTGGTCGGCGTCGCGGGATGTGACCCTGAGCGTTTCGG AGGATTTGGAGCgtcccagtgtcaccagcaGCGAGGAGCAGACCGAGGGACAAAGGTCCACCTTGGAGTGCTCCACGCCCTACGTTTGTCCCAGGGGTGACGTCGTCCTGCGCTGGGAGGGCTACGACCCCCAGGTGTCCGAAGTGTCCAGCCACGTCCAGCTGGACACCAGCGGGGTCAGCCACCAGGTGACCCTGACCAGCTCCTTCACCTGGAAGGACCATTCCAAGAAGCTGCTCTGCAAGGTTTCCGACGGATCCAAGAGCGCGAGCACGGAGGTGGTGCTGCGGGTCAGGC ACGCCCCCAAGGACACGCAGGCGTCGCTGAGCCCTTCCTCGGGCAACATCGGCGTGGGTGACACGGCGACCCTGAGCTGCCAGGTTGGCAGCAGCCACCCGCCGGTCTCGGGCTACCACTGGTACAAGGACGGGGTGGCCGTGGGCACCGAGCGGGTGCTGGCCCTGCGCGGCGTGCGCCGTGAGGACCACGGGCGGTACCACTGCGAGGCCCAGAACGCCCTCGGCACCGGGGCGTCACCTCCTGTCACCCTCCGCGTGTTCT CCGCAGAGATCTCGGCCAGCCCCGCGGCCGAGGTGCGCGAGGGGACGGCCACCACCTTGTCCTGCGATGTCCCCGGGCGGGAGGGACATCCCGAGGAGCTGACCTACACCTGGTACAAGAACAGCGCGTGGCTCAAGGAGGGCCCGGCCCACACCCTCCTCTTCCCCGCGGTGGCCGCCGGTGACGCCGGCTACTACTCCTGCCAAGTGACCAACAGCCAGGGCAGTGACACGGCCCAGGCCATCAGCCTCAGCGTGACGT ATCCACCTCGAATTCCCACCCTCACGCTCTTCCAGGAGACCCAGGGTGGCCGGCTGGTCATTGTCCGCTGCACTGTGGACAGCCACCCTCCGGCCACCCTGGCCATCGACCGCGACGGCACCGTGCTGGCCACCAGCGGGGCGCAGGTGGCCCTGGGCCAGCGGCTCGGTGTCACCGCCTCCCGCAATTCCCTGCGGCTGGAAATCCGGGATGCAGGCCCCCGGGACAGCGGGAAGTATGGCTGCACCGCCAGCAACGTCCACGGCAACGCCAGTGCCACCAAGGTCCTGGTGACCCGCG ctgcgGGGCTCCTGATCCAGCCCTCGGCGGAGGTGACAGAGGGGACGGCGGTCACCCTGACCTgcgtggggacaggggacacggaCGAGGAGCCGCTCTACACCTGGTACAGGAACGGCCggaggctccaggagagctcatCCCCGACCTTGGAATTCCCGTCCGTCCGCGGGGACGACGCCGGCGCCTTCCAGTGCCAGGTCCGGGACAGGAACGGCAGCGACACGTCGGAGGCTGTCCCGCTCCGAGTGCTCT aCCCCCCGAGGCAGCCGGTGCTGAGCTCgttcctgcagagccagggcgGGCGCCTGGGCATCATCCAGTGCTCCGTGGAGAGCGATCCCGAGTCCAGCCTCACCCTCCGGAGAGGGGACGATGCCATCGCCTGcacccagggctgtccccaagCCACCGGCCCCAGGGTCCTCGTCACCAGGTCCTACAACAGCCTGAAGGTGGAAATCCGGGATGTGGTGGTGGAGGATGAGGGGATTTAcgtgtgccaggctgggaattcccaagGAAGCGCCAGCGCCACTGTGGATTTCAAGGCGGACA ctgccaatgtcaccgtgtccccatccccccaCGTGCTGGAAGGTGACAATGCCACCCTCACCTGTCACCTGAGCAGCGGCTCCATGGCTGTCCCCAACGTCACCTGGTACCACAACGGGCAGCAGATCTCCACGGGCTCGGCCACCTCGCTAGTGCTGCGGCCGGTGGTCAGCAGGGACA CCGGGCTCTACCGGTGCCAGGCCAGCACTGCCGGTGGCAGCCGGAGCTCTCCCGACGTCCTCCTGGATGTGCTGT ACGCCCCTCGGGACCCTCTCCTGACGGCTTTCCTGGAGGCCGAGCAGGGCTCCCTGGCCATCTTCCAGTGCTCCGTGGCCAGCAACCCCCCGGcccagctggccctgctccGCGACCAGGAGCTGGTGGCCACCAGCGCCGGCGGGAGCAGCCCGCGCGTCACCGTCTCCGCTGTCCCCAACTCGCTGCGGGTGGAGATGCGGGAGGTGACGCCGGCCGATGATGGCAGCTACCGGTGCACGGCCACCAACGCGCACGGCTCCGCGGAGCGACGGCTGTACCTGCGCGTGCAAG ccacccGCGTCCTGATCTCACCATCCTCGGAGGTGCTGGAAGGTGACAACGTGTCCCTGATGTGCCAGGTGGCCGGAGAGCCACCGGGTGACACCGTCTACTCCTGGTACAAGGACAGCAAGTGGCTCCAGGAGGGTCCTGACAGTGTCCTCGTGCTGTCCACTGTCACCAGCGCTGCCACCGGGCTCTACCACTGCCGGGCCCGGGGCTCGGCGGGGACCAGCGCGTCCCCCGCTGTCACCCTGCGCGTCTGCT ACCCCCCGCGGGTGCCGGTGCTCAGCACCTTCCTGGAGCCTCCGTCGGGCCAGCGCGGGATCCTGGAGTGCTCCGTGGACAGCTCCCCGCCGGCACAGCTGGCCCTCTTCAAGGACGGGGCCCTGGTGGCCTCCACGGCGCTGTCACCGCCCGTCCCCCGGCCACGGCTCAGCGTCACCTCGGCCACCAACGCGCTGCGTGTCCACGTCCACCccgtgctgctgcaggacgAGGGCGAGTACCGGTGTGTGGCCACCAACGCCCACGGCAACGCCAGCGCCACCGGGAACTTCTCCGGAGGCG CCGCCCGGGTCTGGATCTGGCCGTCCCCAGACGTGCGGGAAGGGGACACCGCCACCCTCACCTGCGCGGTGGCAGGAGGGGACGGGGACGTGCTGAGCTACACCTGGTACCGGAACCAGGTGTGGCTGGGCACCGGCTCTTCCCAAAATCTCACCTTCCCTGGGGTCACCGCCTCCGACGCCGGCTCCTACCACTGCTCCATACGGACTCCGGCCTGGAACcacagtgccacccctgccacccTCAGCGTCCTCT ACCCCCCCAGGAACCTGCGGCTGCAATCCTTCgtggagagcagccaggggacGGCCACCATCCTGCTGTGCGCCGTGGACAGCCACCCCCCGGCCCAGCTCACCCTGCTCAGGGGGGGACACCCGGTGGCCTCCAGCCCCCCCAGAGGAGGTGACAGCCCCCGGCAGAGCATCCGCGTGTCGCCCTCTCCCAACGCGCTGCGCTTGGAATTCCGGGAAGCCTCCGAGGAGGATGAGGGCGAATACGAGTGCCAGGCACGGAGCGCCCTCGGCGACACCCACGCGTCCCTCACGCTCCGGGTGCAAG CCACCAGGGTGCTGGTGCGACCCTCGGCCGAGGTGGCGGAGGGGACAGAGGTGACCCTGATGTGCCAGGCCCCTCGCGCGCAGCCGGGGACCCTCTACACGTGGTTCAAGAACGGGCGGTGGGTGACGGAGGGACCCGAGCCCTCGCTGGGGCTCCGTGGCCACCGCTCCGACGCGGGGCTCTACGCCtgccgggcgggccgggggccccgcgccccccccgtGGCCCTCGCCGTGCTCT ATGCCCCGCAGGAGCCCAGCTTTGTGGCGCTGGTGGAGCCCCGCGGGGGGCGACAGGCGGTGCTGCTCTGCTCGGCCGACGGTGTCCCCCCGCCGGACATCGCCGTGAgcaggggacagggccacccACCCCTGGCCACCAGCCGCGGCCCCTCGGACCCCCGCTTCGAGGTCCGGGCCACCCCCACGTCGCTGCGGGTGGGGATGGCGGGGCTGGAGCCACGCGACGCGGGGCTCTACCTGTGCTCGGCCACCAACAGCCGCGGCTCGGCCACCGCGTCCCTGCGGCTGGAAGTGCCAG GGGTCACGCTGACGGTGGAGCCCTCGCAGGAAGTCCCCGAGGGCACCCGGGCCACCATGAGCTGCTCGGCCACCGCGTGGGGGGACAAAGGTGTCAACTACACGTGGTACCGCGACGGGCGGTGGCTTTGGGAGGGACCGAGCGGCTCCTTCGTCCTCGGCCGCGTGTCCAGCGCCGACGCCGGCTCCTACCAGTGCCGGGCCAGCGGGACGTGGGGCACGGCCACCTCTGTCCCCCTCAGCCTCAGTGTCCTCT ACCCTCCTCGGGCCGTCTCGGTGAGCACCTTCCTGGAGAACCAGAAGGGCCGCGGGGCCATCGTGCTGTGCACGGCCCAGAGCCACCCGCCCTCCTCGCTGGCCCTGCACCACCACGGCCACCTCCTGGCCACCagcctgtcccctgctgtcacCCCAGGGGTCCGGGCCACCCCCTCGCACAACGCCCTGCGCGTGGAGCTGGCGGCCCtgggggcaggggctgggggacgCTACGTCTGCGTGGCCACCAACGCCCTGGGCAACGCCACGGCCAGCGCCGACTTCGATGTGCACA ctctcagccacCTGTGGACCTTCCAGGTCCTGTCCGGGCTCCTCATGGCCATCGTGGCCATCACCATCatggccctgctggccatgaAGATGTGGCCCAG gATCAGGAAGTTCCGGAGCTGGTCCCGTGCCGAGGACACCCTGGAGCTGAGGAGCAAACAGGACCTGCCACAG ATGGATGGAGCATCTTGA